Part of the Streptomyces sp. NBC_01460 genome, GCGGCTGGGCCTGCCGCACCTGGTCCCGTGACTGTCCCGGACGGGTGGGTGGAGCGGGCGGAAGCCCGCCAGGTGGTCGACGCCGTCCTGGCAGGCACCCGCGGACGCTGGCGCGGGGGCGGAGGTGCTGTGGCCATCACTGCTGGGCTGCATGGGCCGGGCGGTTTCGGCAAGACGACACTCGCCCGGTTTGCCGTTGCCCAGTCGAAGGTCCGCGAGAGATTCCCCGGCGGGATCTGGTTCATCACGATCGGCCGTGGCGTGAGGGGCAGAGCCGGGGTTGCGGCCAAGGTCGCAACGGAGATGGTGCGTATCACCGGGGTCGAGTGCACGGCCGGCGACGATCCGGAGCAGGCCGGCGTTCAGCTGGGCAAGCTCCTTGCCGCAATGCCGCAGACCCTGCTGGTGATTGACGACGTATGGGAGGCGGAGCAGCTGCGGCCGTTCCTCATGGGTGCAGAGCGGCGGTGCGTCCGGCTGATCACCACACGCAACGCGAGCGTGCTTCCCGCTCATGCCTCGCGGATCACTGTGGACCGCATGACGTACGCCCAGGCCCAGCTGGCCCTGACGAAGGGGTTGCCGCATGTGCCGGAACAGGTGGTGATCGACGACCTTGTCGAGGCGACCGGCCGGTGGGCGCTCTTGTTGCGGATCGCCAACCGTGTCCTGAGCGAGCAGTTGTCAACCGGGGCGGACGCGAATGAGGTCGGCCGACGCCTTCTCCACCGGCTGCGCGTACACGGGCCGGCGGCGAGCGACCCTCAGAAAGATTTCAACCTCGACGACACCGACGAGCGGAACCGGGCTGTGCGCGCCAGCCTCGCGGCCGCCACCGAACTCCTTCCCCCAGATGGGGGCGCAAGGTTCGCGGAACTTGGAGTCTTCGCCGAGGACGAGGCCGTCCCGATCACGCTGGTAGCCCGCCTGTGGGAGGGGGCGGCCGGTCTCGACGAGACCACTGCGCGCAGCCTGTGCAGGCAGATGGCCGACCTGTCCCTGCTCAGTCTCGACTCAAGCGTCCCAGGCGGGACCGTGGCCCTGCACGACGTGATCCGCGATCATCTCCGGGCAGAGCTGTCAGCCCGGCTGTGGGCAGTGAACAGAGCCTTTCTCGACACCCTCACCTCGGCCGGCGAGGGCGGGCCTGATTGGTGGACAACGCGCTGCGGGTACCTGCGGGACTTCCTCATCGCGCACCTGGTGGACGGGGACCGCACCCCTGATGCGGTCGCTCTGGCCACGGATTTCCGCTGGGTCAGCATGCGCCTGCACCACCACGGCCCCACCGCGCCTCTTCGGGACCTCGCCCTCGTCCCTCACGCTGATGCCGCCATTCTGGCTTCCCATCTGGAACGCGCCGCGCACCTCATGACCCCCACTACACCGCCCCAGGCCCTCGATGCCGTACTGCGCAGCCGCGTTCCTGGAGGTGCGGCATGGCTGGCGGCCGCCGATAGTGCTTTGTCGAGGCCAGCGCTCATCGACCGATGGTCCCCGCCTGATCTGCCCAGCTCTGCGCTCCTGCGGACCCTTACGCATCAGGCACCCGTTGAGGAGATGGCCTTCAGCCTTGACGGGACACGCCTCGCCACCATTGACATCAGTGGCCGAGTCCGGGTCTGGGATGCCTTGAGCGGGGCGCAGGTAGGGGAACTGCCGCGACACAGCCGAATGAAGGAACTGGCTTTCGGTAACGATGGAGCACATCTGCTCACCGTCGATGGCGATGGCATCGTCGACGGCTGGGATCTGACCACGGGCTCGGAGCTGAACCAGTTCTTTCCAGGCAAATGCCGTGCTGCCGCCTTCAGCGCTGACGGGTCTCGTCTCTTCACCGCACTGGAGGACGGCGTAGTTACGACCTGGGACACGGCTACCGGCGCCAGTCTCAATGAGTTTCAGACGCCTGTCAGTAGCTCAGGCCGGCTTCTGGTGAGTCAGGACGGCACGACGCTGGTCTTCTCAAGGCGTGGTGGCATGCGTTCCTACTACTGCGACGCCGACACCGGCAGCAACCTGAAAACTCTGCAGGGCCGACCTGTGGCGGTTACAGCGGACGGAGCTCACGTTGCCACAGTTCAGGGGGGAAGTGTCAGCATCTGGAGTACATCGTCCAGCGTTCGTCTGCAGGAGCTCCGCGACTGCCTCGACGTCACTGTGGCAGCGTTCAATGCCGACGGCACGGCACTTGCTACCGGGAACCACGAGGGCGTCGTGGAGGTGTGGGACCTCGCCACGAGGACACGGGCCCGTCGTTTCCACCATGGATCGCTGTGCTCATCGCTGGGCTTCAGCGCGGACGGTCTGAGGCTCACAAGCGCCAGCATGGACAAAACTGTCCGGATCTGGGACCTCGCCACTAGTTCGGTGCAGCCGCAGGAGGCCCCTGTCGGTGTCGCGGCGGTCTCCACTGATGGGTCCCGCATCGCCACCGTGAGCCGTGAGGGGTTCTCCGTCTGGGATTCCACGAGCGGTGTGCAAGTCCAACGCTTCGCAAGAGGCGATGGATCCGCCGGGCAGGAGCTGTGGTTCACCCCTCCCTTGTACGGAGACCCGGCCGATCTGCTCTCGGCAGCTTTTACGGCGACAGGCATCCACTTCGCCGCGGCCGCGGATCGCCAGACAGTTGGCGTGTGGGACGCCGCTGGGACGCTGCTTGTACAACTCGCCTGTGCCGGGCCGCTGGAGAAAGTGGAACTCAGCCCGCCAGGAGATCTTCTTGCCACGGTCGACCGGCAGGGAACTGTCGGTGTCTGGGACATCGCCAGCGGCATGCAGATACATCAGTTCCCTCACCACAGATCGCGCAGGATTGTGTTCAGCCCAGACGGATCCCGCCTCGCTACAGCCGGAACCCTCGTCTGGGACACTGCGTCAGGCGTACAGGTCTCGCATGTGGCGCACCACTCAGCGCGAGCGTGGGCCTTGGCATTCACTCCGGACAACGGTCGGCTTGCCGTCGTTGATGGCAGCGTCGGATTCCGGGTAGTGGACATCGCCACCGAATCCGTCATTCACAGGTTCCGCGGCACTAGGGTCAGGGCGGCAGCCTTCAGCTCCGACGGCAAGTACCTCGCTGGCGCGGGAGGCGACACAATCTTCGTATGGGACGCCACGACAGGTGAACTCCTCACCAGCATGCGGGCCGACAGCGACCTTGAATCCGTGATCTGGCATCCCGACAGTCGAGCCCTCTTTGCTGGCGGCCGTGGCCTCCTCGGCTACGAGTTCACCGTATAGGCCAACAGACTGCGCGGAGATGAGCACTGGCTCTCGGGCGGAGGTGGCGTGCGTTTGGCATGCCAATGCTGCCGCCCGTCCCGCGAGCAGCAGGAAGGGGGCCCAGCTTCGCTCTGGCCCCTTCCCGTCCCCGTGGCTCTCTCCCCCGCTGATTCCGGCCGAATGCGGGCGGGTTGCGGTGCGATGTCGGCACGGCGGCGTTCGCACAGCCAGCGATCACGGCCTGGCGCCAGCACGAAACGTCTCGCATGAACTCCCAGCCCGGCGTCGCGGCCTGGGCCGTCCACGAGGCTATCCCTCACGCTGTGCCTGAGGGCGAAGGTCCGTGGTCCGACACCCCTGCCAGTCTGGTCAGCCAACGACTGCAGAAGACACTTGAAGCCTGGCAACAGGGACTCGGGCCGGCAGGTGACCGGATCTTCCTCTCCACCGGGGATGGTCTGGCCCCGGCACGGTCGATGCCCGCCTGAAGGGCAACAAGCTCGCACTGCACATCCTGCGTCGCCATACCGACCACACTCCGGGACTCACTGCCCCAGTCGCCCATCGCTGGGCGGAGCCGCGTGGAAGCCGCCCCCTGACAACGTCGGTCGGGCCGGTTACGGCGGGCTATGCCGCCTGGCCGTGGCAGAAAACCCTGGGCATAGTCTCCTTCTACCTGCACACGCTGTGCGAACGCAGAGACTTTGACCTGGCCGACTGCGACGCCTACACCAAGGAGCGGCTGTGGTTGGCGAGCACCGGTCTGCTGCGACGTCCTCCCCACCGCCATACACCGCTACCGCGACGCGTCAGGTGATCAAGACGCTCGTCTGCCCCGCCACGCATGTTGCACGTGACCTGACGGCTCGAGCGCCGCTTTCTGCTCATGAGCGCCCCCGAGTCCAGCTGGTTCAATGCCTCCTACAACAACGACACGGGCGGTTCCTGTATCAAGATCGCACCCCTGCTCGACCAGGTCGGCTTCCGCGACTCCAAAAACAAGAAGGGCCCCGCCGTCGTTGTCCCGCAGGCCGCATGGAGTGCTTTCCTCGGCCCCGCCACCGAGTCGAACATCACGGTGTAGCGCTCCGAGTCGTAAGCCGCGGTGTAGAAATCCGCGGTGAACGCAACGGGTCCCCCTCAGAGGAATTGAGGGGGACCCATTTTGCGCTTGACCTGGGCCATCCTACGGCCGACTGCTCTTTGCCCGAAAGACAGTGGTCGTCATGGGCGTGGCCCCCTCCGGGCCTTGGTCGCGAATCACGTCGCAACTCAGCAACTCGAATCCGTACCCGTCCAGCAACTTCTCCCACACGGGCGTGTCGAGCACCCACCGCTGCATGGTGCTGGCGGTGCCGTCCGCGAGGCGGGCAGGAACATCAGCTGGCTGGCACTCGGTGGCCGGCGGAGTGCCGTTCTTGTAGTGGCCGAGCGTGGAGAAGACCAGTCGACCGCCCGGCCTGAGGGCCGCCGCGACCGCGGGGAGCAGCACGTGCGGATCGCAGAAGTCCACGGCGCCGAACAGCGAGTAGGCCACATCGAGAGTGCTTGGGCGATCGGACAGGTACGTCGCTGCGTCGGTGTGGACCAGCTCCAGGCGAGGGACGTCACCGTGCATGGCCGTGCTGCGGGCATGCTGCGCTTCGGAGCTGTCCAGTGCGATGACGCGAGCCGGTCCCATGGTCCGGGCCACGTACGCGGCCTGGCAGGCCGATCCAGCGCCGAGCTCGGCGACGTCGCGATCGACGACGTCGCCTAGGAGTTCTTCGCCTGGCCCCGTGCGCTGGTACCAGTCCCAGTGCAGCCTGGTGAGCGCTGGACGGTCCGGCGAGGCCGATGCCCCGTAGTGGTGCCAGAGGTCGGAAGCGGCCGTTGAGGTCGGTGAGGTTGGAGTCACGGGCACATACTGGCCCGCTCCTCATGATCGACGTTGTGGCCATGCATGATCTGCACTCGTCCGCGTGACGCCGGCCCCGCCCGGCCGGGAGCTCCGGGCGGGGCCGTGACCGATGGTCAGTGGCCGTCCTCGCCGGGTCGGCACGGCGTGCAGGCTGACGAGTCGGCTGCCCACAGGGGCCGGTCCACGTCCCAGCCGGCCGCAGCAAGGATGTCGGCCGTGCGGGCAACGGAGCCGTCGCCCTTCATCTCGACCTCGGGCACGTGGTGCATGTAGGCACCCCCGTTGAACCGCTCGCACAGGGCGAAGTACTCGACCGTGTCGAGCATGACCATGTGGACGCCGATGTCGACGATCTTGCCCGGCCCCATGCCGAGGCCGCGGCCCTTGTTCTCCATGGCCGTGATCAGGTAGGCGACGGCCTGGCCGAGGACGCGCTCGGCCATGACGGAGTCGAAGGGGTAGTCCCGCATGAGCAGGCCGACCAGCTTCGCCCACTGGGTGTCGCCGATGTAGTCATGCGGGCTGCGGGCGGGAGAGAGGGGGTCGGTGGTTCCACGGACGGGGGTCTCAAGGATCGCGGTCATCGTGGGTCTCCTTGGGCCGGCCCCCGGCTGGGGGCGTTGGTAAGAGGACACCGCGAACAGCTGGGTCGCGGGGGTCAACGCCCGTGGTGCGCAAGCCGTTTGCACGTCCTGCACACGCCGTATACGCGGGCCGGGAGAACGCCTACCGTGGGGAGACGGCTCTCCGTGACCGCTCGGCCGATGGAGGCGCGATGCGTACCGTTGAACCCTCGTGGGACTCGCCGCAGGTGAGCAGACTCGCCTCTGCCCGTGACCTCGGTGGACTCATCCGGCTGGGCCGGGACCGGTTGGGGTGGCGGCAGGCCGATCTCGGCAGACGGATCGGCTGCTCGGCCTCCACGGTCTCCCGGCTAGAACAGCGTGGGAGCCGCGCTGACCTGCGACTTCTCAAGCAGGCAGCCCTCATGGTCGGTATGCCTGCAAATGTCCTAGCGGAGTCTCTGGGGTTAACGGAACCTGCGACCACTAGAGTGACGGCGGTAGGTCCACGAGTGGAGGAGGACCCCATGCGCCGCCGTACCCTGCTCGCTGCGGCAGGCCTGGCCGCACCGGTCGGACTGCTCGCTGGGATGGACACAGCCCTGGCGAACACACCCGACCCCACCGGCTCGCCCGTCCCCCTCGACCAGCGCCTGGCCGCCGCCCGAGCCGCGTTCGACGCTGGGCGCAATGAACAGCTGCTGCGTACGCTCCCGGAACTCATCGGCGACGGCCACGACGGCGTTCGTCGAACCCGTTCCGCTCTGGCGTACGCGCGGCTCTCTTCCACCTACAGTCTCGCCTCGCAGGTGCTGGTGAAGGTCGGTCGCTACGACCAGGCCCGCCTCACCGCCGATCGGGCCACCGTCTACGCCGAGCTGTCCGATTCCCCTCTCGCCGCCGCAGCAGCGGC contains:
- a CDS encoding class I SAM-dependent methyltransferase gives rise to the protein MPVTPTSPTSTAASDLWHHYGASASPDRPALTRLHWDWYQRTGPGEELLGDVVDRDVAELGAGSACQAAYVARTMGPARVIALDSSEAQHARSTAMHGDVPRLELVHTDAATYLSDRPSTLDVAYSLFGAVDFCDPHVLLPAVAAALRPGGRLVFSTLGHYKNGTPPATECQPADVPARLADGTASTMQRWVLDTPVWEKLLDGYGFELLSCDVIRDQGPEGATPMTTTVFRAKSSRP
- a CDS encoding NB-ARC domain-containing protein → MAITAGLHGPGGFGKTTLARFAVAQSKVRERFPGGIWFITIGRGVRGRAGVAAKVATEMVRITGVECTAGDDPEQAGVQLGKLLAAMPQTLLVIDDVWEAEQLRPFLMGAERRCVRLITTRNASVLPAHASRITVDRMTYAQAQLALTKGLPHVPEQVVIDDLVEATGRWALLLRIANRVLSEQLSTGADANEVGRRLLHRLRVHGPAASDPQKDFNLDDTDERNRAVRASLAAATELLPPDGGARFAELGVFAEDEAVPITLVARLWEGAAGLDETTARSLCRQMADLSLLSLDSSVPGGTVALHDVIRDHLRAELSARLWAVNRAFLDTLTSAGEGGPDWWTTRCGYLRDFLIAHLVDGDRTPDAVALATDFRWVSMRLHHHGPTAPLRDLALVPHADAAILASHLERAAHLMTPTTPPQALDAVLRSRVPGGAAWLAAADSALSRPALIDRWSPPDLPSSALLRTLTHQAPVEEMAFSLDGTRLATIDISGRVRVWDALSGAQVGELPRHSRMKELAFGNDGAHLLTVDGDGIVDGWDLTTGSELNQFFPGKCRAAAFSADGSRLFTALEDGVVTTWDTATGASLNEFQTPVSSSGRLLVSQDGTTLVFSRRGGMRSYYCDADTGSNLKTLQGRPVAVTADGAHVATVQGGSVSIWSTSSSVRLQELRDCLDVTVAAFNADGTALATGNHEGVVEVWDLATRTRARRFHHGSLCSSLGFSADGLRLTSASMDKTVRIWDLATSSVQPQEAPVGVAAVSTDGSRIATVSREGFSVWDSTSGVQVQRFARGDGSAGQELWFTPPLYGDPADLLSAAFTATGIHFAAAADRQTVGVWDAAGTLLVQLACAGPLEKVELSPPGDLLATVDRQGTVGVWDIASGMQIHQFPHHRSRRIVFSPDGSRLATAGTLVWDTASGVQVSHVAHHSARAWALAFTPDNGRLAVVDGSVGFRVVDIATESVIHRFRGTRVRAAAFSSDGKYLAGAGGDTIFVWDATTGELLTSMRADSDLESVIWHPDSRALFAGGRGLLGYEFTV
- a CDS encoding DUF397 domain-containing protein, whose protein sequence is MSAPESSWFNASYNNDTGGSCIKIAPLLDQVGFRDSKNKKGPAVVVPQAAWSAFLGPATESNITV